A genome region from Frankineae bacterium MT45 includes the following:
- a CDS encoding transcriptional regulator, TetR family, whose protein sequence is MPRNRAPVDRAEKRDEIVAAAERLFTTTGYDETPIVRVAREVGVTTNTIYWYFDDKDALLVAVLDRVLAQAIEELGEQPEQAWSERVLWAVQRLQHYERLVTVVHARIASSRSIEVWHNQFHSMVDAMMEEGFRAAGARPKDVPALTRMSALVIEGVLTHPYDEGDKGQSNRAVIELLTTGFPKSTSTFPKSASPGR, encoded by the coding sequence ATGCCCCGGAACCGCGCACCCGTCGACCGCGCCGAGAAGCGGGATGAGATCGTCGCCGCGGCCGAACGACTCTTCACCACGACCGGGTACGACGAGACGCCGATCGTCCGGGTGGCCCGCGAGGTCGGGGTCACCACCAACACGATCTACTGGTACTTCGACGACAAGGACGCGCTACTGGTCGCCGTCCTCGACCGCGTTCTGGCTCAGGCAATCGAGGAACTCGGCGAGCAACCCGAGCAGGCATGGAGCGAGCGGGTGCTCTGGGCGGTGCAGCGCTTGCAGCACTACGAACGACTGGTCACCGTCGTGCACGCCCGGATCGCCAGCTCGCGATCAATCGAGGTCTGGCACAACCAGTTTCACTCGATGGTTGACGCGATGATGGAGGAGGGTTTTCGCGCGGCCGGAGCCAGACCGAAGGACGTGCCCGCGCTGACGCGAATGAGCGCGCTGGTGATCGAAGGTGTGTTGACGCATCCGTACGACGAAGGCGACAAGGGTCAGAGCAACCGGGCCGTCATCGAGCTACTCACCACTGGTTTCCCGAAGTCCACGTCAACTTTCCCGAAGTCTGCATCACCGGGTCGCTAA
- a CDS encoding Fermentation-respiration switch protein FrsA, has esterase activity, DUF1100 family: protein MPELADQSYSWSEESFLSGGTTCAARVYRPQSAGSRPAPVVVMAHGFGAVRALRLYAYAEHFAAAGYLVVVFDYRGFGESDGTPRQLLNVLRQHEDWRAALNFARSLPEADRDRVVAWGTSFSGGHVISLAGHGEPLAAIIAQVPHVSGPAAVRATGAMAGLRVGVVGVRDAASALLRRGPVYASSVGQPGETAVMTSPDAEAGLERLAADSGVEPDAYRRDVAARIVLTIGLYSPGRVASKVTCPALVQIAERDAVTPRDVAVRSARKMARATVRLYDCGHFEPYVEPLFSSVIADQLDFLRLNVPTG, encoded by the coding sequence GTGCCCGAGCTAGCTGACCAGAGTTACAGCTGGTCCGAGGAGTCATTTCTCTCCGGTGGGACCACGTGCGCGGCCCGGGTGTACCGGCCGCAGTCTGCCGGCTCGCGCCCTGCGCCGGTCGTCGTGATGGCTCACGGCTTCGGCGCGGTGCGTGCGCTTCGCCTCTACGCCTACGCCGAACACTTCGCGGCCGCCGGCTATCTGGTCGTCGTCTTCGACTACCGAGGCTTCGGTGAGAGCGACGGAACTCCCCGGCAATTGCTGAATGTTCTTCGTCAGCACGAGGATTGGCGGGCCGCGTTGAACTTCGCCCGCAGTCTCCCCGAGGCCGATCGCGATCGAGTCGTCGCCTGGGGAACCTCCTTTTCGGGCGGGCACGTCATCAGCCTGGCCGGCCACGGAGAACCGCTGGCCGCGATCATCGCCCAGGTGCCGCATGTCAGTGGCCCCGCTGCCGTCCGGGCCACTGGTGCCATGGCGGGCCTGCGGGTGGGCGTCGTCGGAGTGCGCGACGCGGCGAGCGCGCTGCTGCGGCGGGGTCCCGTCTACGCAAGCTCAGTCGGACAGCCCGGAGAGACGGCAGTCATGACCTCACCGGACGCAGAGGCCGGGCTGGAGCGTCTGGCCGCCGACTCCGGCGTTGAGCCAGACGCCTATCGACGCGATGTCGCCGCCCGCATCGTGCTGACGATCGGGCTCTACTCGCCTGGTCGGGTGGCGTCGAAGGTCACGTGCCCGGCCCTTGTGCAGATCGCCGAGCGGGATGCCGTGACACCTCGGGACGTCGCCGTCCGCTCGGCCCGAAAGATGGCTCGGGCGACGGTTCGCCTCTACGACTGCGGGCACTTCGAACCGTACGTCGAACCGCTCTTCAGTTCGGTGATCGCCGATCAACTCGACTTCCTGCGCCTCAACGTGCCTACTGGCTGA